A window from Candidatus Neomarinimicrobiota bacterium encodes these proteins:
- a CDS encoding KH domain-containing protein encodes MKDFVEYLAKHLVDSPDEVEVKEIESDRTVIYEVSVADDDMGKIIGKNGQTVNAIRTLLTAASAKKGGKRAMLELND; translated from the coding sequence ATGAAGGATTTTGTTGAGTATCTAGCAAAGCACCTGGTGGACAGCCCGGACGAAGTGGAAGTAAAAGAAATTGAGAGCGACCGCACTGTCATTTATGAAGTATCGGTGGCAGACGATGATATGGGGAAAATTATCGGTAAAAACGGTCAGACAGTGAATGCTATTCGCACGCTTCTTACGGCTGCCTCGGCCAAAAAAGGCGGTAAGCGGGCGATGTTAGAGCTAAACGATTAA